Proteins encoded together in one Branchiostoma lanceolatum isolate klBraLanc5 chromosome 11, klBraLanc5.hap2, whole genome shotgun sequence window:
- the LOC136444363 gene encoding required for excision 1-B domain-containing protein-like, with the protein MGSECQQLIRKFYGLQEERIKVYRRFQEGFETYLDTSPNYDFAPYRQLVHDVTQEFQRISSDVMAIRDRLRDDHNQVELVTLLENIQEEEKKKLQLTAELQVARQVEIDNGDVDHYKEEVTQVKKRLQQSVTRICEHMDDLKFESEDL; encoded by the exons ATG GGCTCAGAATGTCAGCAGTTGATCCGTAAGTTCTATGGACTCCAAGAGGAGAGGATCAAAGTGTACCGCAGGTTTCAGGA GGGTTTTGAGACTTACCTGGACACATCACCCAATTACGACTTTGCACCATACCGTCAACTTGTACATGATGTCACACAG GAGTTCCAGAGAATCTCCAGTGATGTCATGGCAATCAGGGATCGTCTCAGAGATGATCACAACCAGGTGGAACTGGTCACACTGCTGGAGAACATTCAGGAAGAGGAGAAGAAAAAACTACAACTA ACAGCAGAACTCCAGGTGGCCAGACAGGTAGAGATAGACAATGGAGATGTTGACCACTACAAAGAGGAGGTCACACAGGTGAAGAAAAG GTTGCAGCAGTCAGTTACCAGAATATGTGAGCACATGGACGACCTGAAATTCGAGTCAGAAGACTTATGA